The following proteins come from a genomic window of Achromobacter sp. AONIH1:
- a CDS encoding FecR domain-containing protein has protein sequence MRRHRALASLVLFSSLLLGAVAHGQPAGSLGEDFIYRVRAGDTLINIANTYTRNSANWNPLQSLNKIVAPEQLPIGLELHIPLSMIPVRPAEARVVHVSGQASAAGKTLAPGASLPEGSTVVTAPNGFVTLELADGSKLTLPADGSVELSRMRQFEGTGLTDSVVRVQRGSVESSVAPEGQGVGRFEIRTPVAVTGVRGTRFRVQSGSGGVHSEVLEGSVRLQPHAPGATPAKPVAVARGFGAAVGADGTVAGLRQLLPAPQLAAPTRAGGQWTSAFEPVPGAKSYLVRVSRDADGAQPVSSALFASNDIRFRAPGAGTYYVSVRAVDDLGLHGQDAVATFEGMSQLSTAFGLGVATGTGGFVTLTDY, from the coding sequence ATGCGCCGCCACCGCGCCCTTGCTTCGCTTGTCCTGTTTTCCAGCCTGTTGCTGGGTGCCGTCGCGCATGGCCAGCCCGCGGGTTCGCTGGGAGAGGACTTCATCTACCGCGTGCGCGCCGGCGATACGCTGATCAACATCGCCAACACGTACACGCGCAATTCCGCCAACTGGAATCCGCTGCAGTCGCTGAACAAGATCGTCGCGCCCGAACAGCTGCCGATCGGCCTGGAATTGCACATCCCGCTGTCCATGATTCCGGTCCGGCCTGCAGAAGCGCGCGTCGTGCACGTCAGCGGCCAGGCCTCCGCCGCCGGCAAGACGCTTGCGCCGGGCGCCAGCCTGCCCGAAGGCAGCACCGTCGTCACCGCGCCCAATGGCTTCGTGACGCTGGAACTGGCCGACGGCTCCAAGCTCACGCTGCCCGCGGACGGCTCGGTGGAACTGTCTCGCATGCGGCAATTCGAAGGCACCGGCCTGACCGACTCGGTGGTGCGCGTGCAGCGCGGCAGCGTGGAGTCCTCGGTGGCCCCGGAGGGCCAGGGCGTGGGTCGTTTCGAAATCCGCACGCCGGTCGCCGTCACGGGCGTGCGTGGCACGCGCTTCCGCGTGCAAAGCGGCAGCGGCGGCGTGCATAGCGAAGTCCTGGAAGGCAGCGTGCGCCTGCAGCCGCACGCCCCCGGCGCCACGCCGGCCAAGCCCGTGGCCGTGGCCCGCGGCTTCGGCGCGGCGGTCGGCGCAGACGGCACGGTTGCCGGTTTGCGCCAACTGCTGCCGGCTCCGCAGCTGGCCGCGCCGACGCGCGCCGGCGGTCAATGGACCAGCGCGTTCGAGCCGGTGCCCGGCGCCAAGAGCTATCTGGTGCGCGTATCGCGCGACGCCGATGGCGCGCAGCCCGTGTCTTCCGCGCTTTTCGCCAGCAACGACATCCGTTTTCGCGCCCCCGGCGCGGGCACCTACTATGTCTCGGTGCGCGCGGTCGACGACCTGGGCCTGCACGGACAGGATGCCGTCGCCACCTTCGAAGGCATGAGCCAGTTGTCCACCGCGTTCGGCCTGGGCGTGGCCACCGGCACGGGCGGCTTCGTGACGCTGACTGATTACTGA